The Antarcticibacterium flavum genome contains the following window.
ATGATAATGCCAATTTGATCTTGCCCCTGGTTCAAAAGTGACATTTCCCATAGAAATATTATGAATAGTATCGTTTGGCGCAAGCATATTTACATATACAATACCTGTGAAATTTTCGCTGTTTATTTTTTCACCTTTCGGGAATGGATCTTCTAATGTACCGTTATCTCCAGATTGGTTGCAGGAAATTATGATTGGGGCTATTAAAGCCAATGCCATTTTAAATATTTTTCTCTTTATTGTCATTTGTTCCAAGGTATTTACTGAAGAAATCAGTTAGTTTGTTAACCGCCTGCGATACATATTCTGGTTTCCAGTATGTTTCTATATGAGTAGCTCCATTAATTAGAAGTAGCTCTTTATTTTTGGCATTACGAGCTTTATTAAAAGCATCATCTGTCATATAAAATGTATCTGCTTTGCTTCCGGCGATCATTAGTAAGGGTTGAGTGATTAGGTTCATATTAGTACTGGCATCAAATCTCATTAAATCCATCAAACTGCTCATCGTATACCTGAAGGTTGAATTGGGGTGTGCGTGTGTTCTGTGATAGTAGTAGTGGCCTTCTCGATATAAATCAAACGGCATTTTGTCTGCCATTTCATCGGACCACTCTATATCAGCAGCGTACTTTACTTCACCTCCGGCAGCTTCTAACGCCCGGGCATCTGATGCTTCCTTTAATCGCTCCTGAATGCTTGGTAATTGTGAGTTCATAAAACCATTGCGCCTTACCACTCCCGAATTAAACATGCTCAATGTGGCAATCGTTTTAAACCTTTTGTCTGCCTGTGCCGCTTTTAAAGAATATCCTCCACCACCACAAATGCCCAGCAGTCCTAATCTATCCTTGTCCACACCTCCATGTTGGGTAATATAATCGGCCATAGCGTGGATATCTTCAATACGATGTACGGGCTTATCAACATTTCGAGGGGTACCGCCACTTGCACCCTGATAAGCTGCATCTGCTACAATAGTAATGTAACCCTGTTCTGCTAATCGTTGTGCATATAAACCCGCAACCTGCTCTTTTACACCCCCGTTAGGATGTGCAATGACTATTGCGGGATACTTATTGGAGGGATCAAAATTTGCAGGGGTGTAAACATTGGCTGCTATTTCAATATTATTAATCTTATAAGTCACAGGATGGATGTTTACCTTCCCCTTGACATTTTCAATAATGGCGTCAGCATATACCAATCCAAAAGGATTTAATTGAAGTTCCTTTTGAGGGGATTGAGCATATACGGTATTCATTATTGCTGCTATTAAAATTATTGTGATTGTTTGTTTCATTTCTTTCATTTAAATCATTTGCTCTTTAAAAGCTCCTCCAATACCTGTTCCGCCGCGTCCGCTTCTTTTTCACCAATATTTTCTTCTATTAAATCCACGAGGTGTTCCAGCTGCCCGGAGGTCACCCCCTGATATAGGGCGATGTCCATATGCGATCGCATGAAAGGTTCTACCCCACCAAGGGCTGCGAGTACAGATACAGTAACCAGTTCCCTTTGCTGATAATTCAGCACATCCCGCTCGAAAATAT
Protein-coding sequences here:
- a CDS encoding alpha/beta hydrolase, encoding MKQTITIILIAAIMNTVYAQSPQKELQLNPFGLVYADAIIENVKGKVNIHPVTYKINNIEIAANVYTPANFDPSNKYPAIVIAHPNGGVKEQVAGLYAQRLAEQGYITIVADAAYQGASGGTPRNVDKPVHRIEDIHAMADYITQHGGVDKDRLGLLGICGGGGYSLKAAQADKRFKTIATLSMFNSGVVRRNGFMNSQLPSIQERLKEASDARALEAAGGEVKYAADIEWSDEMADKMPFDLYREGHYYYHRTHAHPNSTFRYTMSSLMDLMRFDASTNMNLITQPLLMIAGSKADTFYMTDDAFNKARNAKNKELLLINGATHIETYWKPEYVSQAVNKLTDFFSKYLGTNDNKEKNI